AGTTGGCGAAGGTGTATTGAGACTTCGTTATGATTGGGATGGAAATGGCACGTCATCACGCATgtaaaatatcatcaaattttttccaaaattcttgaTCATTGAGAGTTTCGTTTGTTTCTTTGATATTCATTTCAATTCTGGATAGTGCATCTacattaatattaagttttccATGTTTGTATACAATCTTATAATCGAATTCGTCTAATTTGATTCGCCATCTAATGAGTTTGGAATTTGGGTCCTTTAGAGAAAAGAGCCTTTCGAGTGGTTTGTGATCGCaaacaatgataaattttctGCCATATAAGTAAGGTCGGAAATATTTTGTGGCCCACACAATGGCCAATAGTTCTTTTTCTGTGGTATAATAATTTGGTTCGGAATCTTTAAGTGTCCGTGTTGCGTAACCGATTGGAAGATCTTTTTCGATAGGCCCTTGAGAAAGTTCTGCTCCGAGGACTACGTTACTGGcctttaacaattttaaattatctagGCCAATAAACCCTTAGTATACACTATGAAATTTGAACACATAAGATTTGAGATTCAAATTATCGGAACGGttgaagatttttgaaaatgggATTAGAGTGCTATATTTATGGGCAGACTcttgaaaactgatttaataataaatgggTCACGAgttaaattttctgaaaaatactgAAATGCAATTTCGGGATCTATGAAGGATCTTGTTTTTGTAGATTCTCGATTGTTTTGTTCTTCAAATTGATATTGCTTTTCTTCAGGGTATGAGTCATCAGGATAATATTTTTGGGGTGCTTCTTCTTTAATATCGACGTTAAAAAGTTCCTCTgctatgaaattattttgtggtcGAAAATTCCGGAAATGGATGGGATTTGAAGGTCTTGGGTGTGAGTTCCTAGAAGATGAACTCATTGGTTGATTATTCAGTGTATTTCTTGTGGAAATACTCATGGGTGCTGGGTTTGGTAAATACGGATTTTGATTTGGTCTGAAAACGTTATGATTCTAATGCGGTTTGAAAATTAGAGCATTCGTAGTCAATCGTTGGGGCTGTCTTGACATGATAGGACGAATGGGTAAAGGTTGAGATGGAAATGGTCTTTGTTCTCTATAGAAATTATTGAGTGTATGAGCGTTAAATCGAACTgaattatgattatttaaattGTGTCGCTGTGTAAAAGGTTTATTAAAGTATTGTGGTtactttatatttgttttatgagtataattttgaaaataatgtacaTTGTCTTCTTTTAACACATATTGTAAAGCTTCAGTCAAACTATTTGGTTTCATACATCTAATAGTAGTACCTAACAGTTCTTTTAGTCCCGATAAAAATGTTGTCAAAGgtacattattatataaatttctttttaatattttcgatccattttcaatttctagATCGTCTACATAACTACACAAAAGATTGAGAATATTCAAAACTCTATCATAGAACTGTAGTGGTTTTTAATTTGGTTGTTGTCTCATCATTACTAAATCTGGTCCGCGAAATTTCTAGATAATAAATCCTTTAACTCGTTCCAAGTGGgaacattttgtatatttacgACTAATTTTGCATTTCCAGTTAATTTGGATATCAAgggatttaataaataaatatttttgaaacaatttggcGTGTCTAATCTATAAGAGGTATCAATCAATGATTTACATACACTTAGATATCTGTTAAGATCGTTTGGATTGCTATCGAAATCTGATacacatttcaaatattctggTCTGAATACGGCCATTATTAAGCTATTATTACCTCTATTTATTGaactttaatttgaattttgtgagTCACCTAAGGTCTtaattttatctgaaaaatatttgttaaatcgTCAACTTCGGACATAAGATTTATTGTACTTACTGTAATAATAggagaaatatttcaaacattccTATAGAGATATACTCCAATTCAGCAATTCCTCAGATGAATATCTCTGCGAAATCGGAATATTTCGGTTCCAATTCCCTTCGACGGACTTCTTTGCACTTGGGGTAGTTTCGGTGTTGTATACACTGGGTTTCCTGACGTTCTATGGATTGCTCTAAACTTCCACTAGTACAAAATAACTATGTCCGTAGATTCTATATTCAGTCAATCGTTAATACGAAAATCGACGCGTTCGATCCGTATCAATCCCGaatatcctactgactgcgccactttcaaattattaacttcgaaaatacttttaaaaaactttattttacacggactaattataaaatgattacaatTAATTGTAAATGACTATAACTGACTGACTGAAAATGTCTGAGAAAATACttttacattaatttaaaatgCTGATGAGGTCCTCGCATTGTGATTCCATCGGCTTCTGTGAGAATGGTCGAGATAATTCATGTGTCagcatttatattaatataaagatAGGATTATTGTAAacattttcaatgaattttgtttattaaataatgaatattagtTAATTCAATCGTGAAATTAATTAAGTTCATTCGCgtataaaattgtgaattgtgtttttttagcaataatgaagtttttaaaaataaataaagtttcgaaagttatatatataattagcCTGAGGTACTTTATgagataatttgattataatctatatatataaaagaaagttgTGTTAGTTACACTATTTCTAACTCAAGAACGGCTGTACCGATATAGCTGAAAATTGGTGAGGAAGTATCTTAGAGTCAGGAGACGGACATAGGATACTTTTGATTCCGTTCGACAGCGTTCCCGTGTGACTTGATATAAAACGTCAGTCACTATGAAAAGaggtataataaaaaagaatcagACTTGGAATAACAAAACGCAAATGACAGCTATGTAATAGACGTATGGATgacaatttgatttttgtaagaAAACAATATTACAACCatatctattaaataaataacaatcatAATGTAATGATGGGCCATTgcctatttaaataaaaagtgaagtGAACAGTAAAAGATGGTAAAACAAAAACGCATCAGACTTGGAATAACAAAACGCGCATCTTAAACagctaaatatttttgtctatgAATGAATGATTGAAAAGatgagttttgaaataaatatttagatgaaTTGAAGTGAATTTTAATTACTAATGCCGCGACCAAAACGTTCGCATCTTTCCCGACAAAGCCGTAATGCAAGAATGATACGAAACACTGCAAATGAAAGGActgaagaagaacaagaaattgCACGTGAGCAGCGCCGCGTTAGTATGGCTCGACTTCGTACTTCACAATCACAAGAGCAAAGGGAAACAGCCCGTGAAACGGCTCGGTTGACAATGCAAAATCGTCGAGCGATCAACAGAGGTCAACAAATACATAATTTGCGACGCAGAACAAGAGATTCAAGTGCTGATTTGAATCGAGCAGCGTTTCGATAAATTGCAGCAATGATTACAGCTTGCATCGAGACGTTTAGATTGGGCAAATGGACGTTGTTTGCGAGTATTGTGGTGCATTAAAGTTTTCTGGAGAAACGCCAGGATTATGCTGCCTTAGTAGTAAAGTGAAATTGTTATTGTTGACTCTGCCACCTGAGCCATTGTATTCATTACTTTGTGGCGAAACACCAGAATCACGCCACTTTCTTGCAAACACTCAAAAATACAATGGTTGTTTccaaatgacgtcatttggGGCAAATATTATCGAAGAACGAGGATTTACTCCGACATTTaaggtatttatttttgtacttacATAGAATATAGTTAAAGAATAACTTACTTTACTTATTCGTACGTATTATATTTGCTAATTCTGAACTCTACTGACACACCGAAAAAAGTGTTTATAACTCAGTTAATACTGactggtttttattttgtagatacAAGAACAGATTTACCATCGAATTGGATCATTACTACCTCTCGAAGATGCACagcataaatttttaaaaatatatttcatgcGCAACATGGAAGAACAACTTGATCGAAGTCAAGAGATCAATGCAGGAATGAAGCGAGCAATTCTTTAAGACTTGCAGCAACTGCTTCATGAACATCATGCGTTGGTCAGGTTGGTTGAGAGTGCTTTAGAGCGCATGCCAAATAATGACTATAAAGTTGTCATTAAAGCAGATAAACGACCATCTGGAACACATGAACGTCCATTTAACGCTCCAACAATAGATGTAGTTGCCATCCTGATTGTTGGTGAATAATTGGAAACACGCGATATTGTGCTTACACGTCGCGATACTGGGCAACTGCAACAAATATCTGAAACACATCGATCATATGACGCATTGCAATACCCGCTGATGTTTTGGCAAGGAGAAGAtggatattattttaatatcaaaatgatAAATCCATTGAATGGTGAGTATCaatatcataatttattttatttattagacaAATGGCTGGCAACCGGTAATAATAATTACTTATGCAAAAAAATGACATACGAAATATTAAATCTACTGTTTCAATTTCAGGTGAAGAAACTACAAAGTTAGCTCAATGAATTATTACGCATATTGTTTGATGATTCGTCAAAATGCTGACAACTATTTGCTGTGATTTCGTAGATTGTTTCAGCAGTATTACGTCGACATGAATGTCAAAATAGAAACGGAACGTTTAACTTTCGTTAGGTTGAACCAAGCCAAACTGCGTTCTGAGGAGTACATCCATTTACGTGATGCAGTTAGTACCGAAGGAAATGCAGCTAATATTGGTCGATTGACTATCCTGCTGGCGACGTACATTGGTAGTCCTAGTCCACGTCATATGCATGAATATGCGCAAGATGCAATGACATATGTTCGACATTACGGTCGGCCAGAtctatttattacttttacttGTAATCCAAAATGGATAGAAATCATTCAATTGCTGCTTCCCGTCTATCAAGTGATAGACACGACATCACAGCACGTATATTCAGGCAAAAAATTCGGTCCCTGATGAACTTGATTATTAAACAAAGCCTCTTTGGAGATACTCGATGCTGGATGTATACAATCGAATGGCAAAAGCGAGATATCCACGGAAATATACGGCGGACACCGTCACTGGTAACGATGGTTATCCGCTGTATTGGCGTCGATCACCAGATGACAACGGTCGAACTGTCACAACAAAAGTGAAAAGAATGGATTTCATTGTCGACTACAGTTGGATTGTTCCATATTTCTAAAACGTTCAAGACATAACGTTGAGTACTGCAATTCAGTAAAgtccataaaatatatttgcaaataTGTCACGAAAGGCATCAATAAATCGGTTTTTGGATTGCAATCCTCAAATACTAACGATAAAATTTCACGCTATCAAATGGTCGTTATGTGAACTGTAATGAAGCGATTTGGCGTATATTCGCATTCCCTGGTCAACGAGTATATTTCACAGCTTCGAATAAGTACTATGAAAGGTGTTGAAATACTTCCAGCATTGACCAGTTTCTTTGCGATCTGACAAAGCGATCCGTTTGCACGAACTTTGCTTTACTCGGAGATGCCACGTTATTATACTTGGAATGCTTCATCGAAGAATTTTCAAAGACGGAAGCAAGGCGATGCGATTCCTGGGTATCCGAATGTGCGTTCTACTGATGCTCTTGGTTTTATGTATACAGTTCATCCAAAGAATGATGATTGTTTCTATTTGCGGTTGTTGCTGGTAAATGTGCGTGGTCCACCGTCATTTGAGACACTAAGAACTGTTAATGGTGTAATATTCCCAACATATCGTGCTGCATGtgaagaactgaacttattagaaaatgatACCCATTGGGATATGACAATCGCTGAAGCCATTATCTCTGCATCTCCAAGTCAGATATGCATGTTATTCTCTATCATAATTTCGACATGCTTTCCATCAAACTCATGTAACCTGTGGCACAAATACAAGAATAATATGTCAGAAGATATTTTACATCAAATTCGTGTCAGTTCCAGAAATCACGATGTTGAGATGAATGAATGAACACATAATCGTGCTTTACTCTTGATCGAAGATATGTGTTACCTCATGTGCGGTAATTTATTAATCAGGTTAGGAATGCCAGCGCCAAATCGTGAAATGAATGACGCATTTAATCGATAATTGGAACGGGAACGTGAATATGATCACCACGAATTAGATTTAGTAGTTCAAACGAATGTACCCCTGTTGAATTCCCAACAAAAGAAAGTTTATGATACTTTAATGAAGGCAATCGATGATGGAAATGGTGGTTTATATATCCTAGATGCCCCTTGTTGAACAGGTAAGACATTCCTCATGTCAATAGATTCAGCCACTGTTCGTGCGAGATCCAACATAGCGGTTGCAGTTGCATTCAGCATCAAAATTACCgttaaatcttcaaactattgAAGAACCAACGTTTAATATAGCAAAAAACTCAGCAATTGCCAAAGTTTTATTGGCATCGAAAATCATTATCTGGGACGAAAGTATAATGGCGCATAAACGTGCATTAGAAGCACTTAACCGAATATTGAAAGATTTACGCAATGACCCGAGATGTTTTGGAGGAGCAATGGTTTTTACTATCTGGAGATTTCCGCTACCAGTTCCAAGATCTACGGCTGCCGACGAAATAAACGCTTGCCTCAAATCGTCGAATCTATGGCGCTATGTGAAGAAACTGCAGCTGACAACAAACATTCTGCTACTCTCATGTTTGTTGTCAGAGATGCTTAATGATGCATCTGCTGAAGATTTCTCTGAGCAATTGCTGACTATCGGTAATAGTCAAGTACCTGTCGATGAATCGAACggattgatatcatttccaaataatttctataattttgtcTCATCAAAAAACGAACTTATCCACAACATATTTCCAAACATCATTTCtaactacaaaaataatgaatggtTGAGTGAGCGATCAATTTTAGCTGCTAAGAATAAAAATGTAGATGGCCTGAActacataattcaaaataagatCATTGGAACAACGCATTCATTTAAATCTATTGACTTCGTTACAAATGAAGATGAAGCCATCAACtatccaattgaatttttaaaatcctTGGATGTGCCTGGCTTACTACCGCACAATTTACGCCTAAAGGTTGGCTCCGTAGTAATCATGCTTCGAAACATAAACCAACCAAAACTGTGCAACGGTACGCGTTTGGTGGTTagaaaattgatgaacaatGTAATTTACGCGACGATACTGAAAGGAAAATTCAAAGGTGGGGAAGTTCTCATTCCGAGGATCTCGATGATCCCAACCGATATGCCGTTGGAATTTAAAAGACTTCAATTTCCGATCCTTCTTGCATTTGCCATGACCATCAACAAATCACAAGGCCAATCCTTAAAAGTTTGTGGTTTGAATCTAGAACATCCATGTTTTTCCCATGGTCAATTATATGTGGCATATTCACGGGTCGGAAGATCATCTGCGTTGTTTGTTTTTGCGcctgataataaaacaaaaatgtcaTGTATCACAAGTTACTTAAGGGAAGAGTAACCTAGTACTAAAATACagaaacaataatgaatgattaatgtacttaatttttttttattttctaataaaaaaattaacttaataaattcgaaaatcGGCTTATTTATTGCCTTTAAGGCGGAAGTGAGTTCGCCGGGTCAACTAGTAAATACTATATTTAAAAGAGGTACATAGGACTCCAAAGAAAAAATAGCAGATATACaagtatatatttattcaatttatataagaTCTGAAACTAAAAATCACTACAAGATTGATGACAGTGATATGGATGGatgtaatataaattattatacttCTATTGTACACGTCCTCCTAGAACACCCTGTAGTAATACTCCTAATCACTTATCACGCGcaagtttaaagaaaatgattcaCCCTCTCGTCGATCCTGCCTGGCTCGTTTCGTTCGTGTGTCATTATACTTCTTGCGCTTATTTCGTGCAGGTAAACAACGCAAAAAACGAATATCGTGTTTTTATCAGTAGCGAAAAATTTATTCCAACGGTGTTTTCAGTTTAAAAGTGATTGTGCATAGAATTAAAAGAATGCCGAAAGGAAAGAAAGCCgagaaaagaaaacagaaagtGATTTCCGGTATTCGAAGGAAAATGAAGAGACTGGAGGAAAAACTAAGGGAATATGATTCAAGTAAGTTCACAGTTAATACAAATACAAGTATGTTTTAGAAAAGCAGCGAAAGAGACACCATATATTAATCGTATGATTAATATATTCGGCATGGGTTAGTCTACCTTGTAGACACATGAAAAAAAGCCACGATAACCCAGCATAGTTTTTGACTTATGCACGCCGAGTCTCGCATCAGCAACGGTCAGCGTGACGTGGCAACATATGATTCTGTACGTTGGTACTTCCAATACGTTACaagaatattaaacaaaatggtgcctaatatattattatggtgcccaaaattctaaaataacCAGATATCCGCTTATTTTACAGTCTTTTTTAAGACAATACAAACGTTATGCCTACACAATACGTATTAACACAGGCCTTCTTCAACAGGTTCAGAATCTGAATCCTCTTCATACGCGGATAGCAACTCCTCTAGCTCCGGCACTACTTCGGATAAAAGCGCTAGAATGGGagaaattaaaaacattctTGGGGAGGATCCGACTGAGGAAAAAATTTATGGACCGGAAATATCCTCAGAGTTGGCCAACCGCTGGAAAAGCTATCTCCAGAATGGCATAGACAAGGAAACAaaagctaaactttttgaaaacaGCCTTGTACCGAGCAACTGCTCCTTGTTGGAAGCCCCAAAAAATAACCCTGAAGTCCAGACTGTCATTTCTGCTTCAGAAAATAAAAAGGATAGTTTCTTAGCAGAATTACAAAATCAGTTGGGAAAAAGCATTTCCGTGCTTGGTACTGCCCTTTCAAGAATGCTGGAAGCAAAACATAGTGCCGAAGACCCCGATCCAAATATTACCAATATGGTGGAAGCGGGAAAAATGCTCTGCGCGGTTCACCACGCCATTACCAACCACAGAAAATTTTTACTGTAccataattttaatcaaaaggTGCAGAAAGTGGCATCTATGCAATTAAGAGACTCCACTCTTTTTGGGGAAGACTTTGGCGAAAAATGTAAGTCCGCCAAAAATATAGAGACTGCAGCAAAGGAACTAAAGCCCCAGACTTCAAAAAACCTGAAGAACTACGCCTCCAAAGATCGATGGAAGACACAACAAAACAGAGAAGGGAGGAGAGCAGTCAAATCCAGCAAAGCCATGACCTTCAAGCGCCGGAACGAGAGAGAGGCTCCGAAAAATCGGAGACAGGGGCACAGCTCCTACAGACGTCGTCAGATATAGAGGTAACCTCTAACACAAAACTGGCTGGACGAATAAGGCTTTTCTTCGAGGAATGGGAGAAAATAACAACCAACGGTAAAATTCTAGGTTGGGTTAAAGGTTACAGAATACCTTTTAATGCAACTCCTGTTCAAAAGAGGCCTCCAAAACCCCCAAATTTAAGTGGCAAACTAGAAAAGTCTTATTCAGACAGCATTACCAAACTTATTGATATGGGAGCCGTCAAAGAAGTGACTAAATGTAATGGGCAATTCTtatctagttattttttaagaaagaaaCCCGACGGCAACGACAGGTTTATACTTAACcttaaaaaactaaatacatttATAACACCGCCCCATTTCAAACTGGAAGACAACAGAACGGCAAAAAATCTTATCTCACAGGACTGCTATCTAGCTTCAGTTGATCTAAAAGACGCATACTTCTCGATACCCGTAGCCACTGAGCAGACAAAGTATCTTagatttcaattcaaaaacaaaattctagaGTTCCAGTATCTTCCTTTTGGCCTTGGCACTGCTCCTTACGCatttaccaaaattttaaaaccaGCTATTGAACATTTAAGTGCGAAAGGTCTGTCCTCTGTAATTTACTTAGATGACACATTGCTCATTGGGAAAAGTAAAACAGAATGCCGGGATAATATAAATCAGACATGTAGTCTTCTTCAAAGGCTTGGTTTTGtagtaaataaagaaaaaagttgtcTCTCTcctaaaagagaaataaaattcCTAGGATTCATTTTTAACACACAAAAAATGACAATGCGTCCAACTAcagataaaaaatcaaaaattactgCTATGGTAAAAGCAATCTtaaaaaagcgaaaaataaaaattagagatttttccaaatttgtcgGTCACTTGGTTTCAATTTGTCCAGCCACGCAGTACGGGTGGCTTCACACAAAACAATTCGAGAGGGAAAAATATTTAGCTCTGAAAGTCAGTGGTGGagattatgataaaattatgaaaatatctcctaaactgaaaagtgaatttttgtggtggttaaataatataaaagattGCGAAAATAGCATTGCAATTCCGAAGTACACACATACGTTGTTTACAGACGCGTCCAATTCAGGATGGGGGGCTTTTTACAATGGTCAAAATGCAAATGGTTTCTGggattcatttgaaaaacagAGGCACATTAATTACTTAGAATTAAAAGCGACATTTTTTGGTCTCAAGACTTTTTTCAAAGATTTACGAAACAGTCACATATTGCTTCGCATAGACAATACGACGGCGGTGTCCTACATAAACCGAATGGGGGGCGTTAAGTATAAGTATCTAAATGATTTAACTAAGGACATATGGCAGTGGTGTGAggaaagaaatatcaaaatatttgcttCATATATTAACTCAGAGAGCAATGTTTTGGCAGATAAAGCTTCGAGATCCAAAGAAATAGATACAGAATACTCAATGAATGTCGAAGCCTACAAACAAATTGTCGAAAAATTGGGTTGCCCAGAAATAGACTTATTTGCTAGCTATCTtaataaaaagtgcaaaaaatttgtttcttggCACCCTGACCCCGAAAGCCAAAATGTTGATGCATTTACACTCTCTTGGGAGAATATTAAAGGATATATTTTTCCCCCGTTCGCCTTATTACCGAAAGTTCTAAGTAAAATAGAGACCGATAGAGCAGAATGCATAGTAGTTTTCCCTATATGGAAATCCCAACCATGGTTTCCAAAACTAGAAAGTCTCATGAGTTCCACACTAATTAGATTACACCCAAGTCCTAATTTGCTTTTATCCCCTTTCAGAAAGCCTCACCCACTGTGGCCCCGACTTACCCTGGGAGCCGCGATTTTATCAGGGAAGccttcaaaatgaaaaatatatcaggAAACGCCGCAGACCTGATGCTTAAATCTCTTAGTGAGAATACAATCAAGCAGTATAATACAACATATTCAAAATGGTGGGAATTTTTCGAAGGGaataagcaaaaaatttttcaacctACTGTTCACAATATTCTTGAGTTTT
The sequence above is drawn from the Diorhabda carinulata isolate Delta chromosome 6, icDioCari1.1, whole genome shotgun sequence genome and encodes:
- the LOC130894919 gene encoding ATP-dependent DNA helicase pif1-like, coding for MAHKRALEALNRILKDLRNDPRCFGGAMVFTIWRFPLPVPRSTAADEINACLKSSNLWRYVKKLQLTTNILLLSCLLSEMLNDASAEDFSEQLLTIGNSQVPVDESNGLISFPNNFYNFVSSKNELIHNIFPNIISNYKNNEWLSERSILAAKNKNVDGLNYIIQNKIIGTTHSFKSIDFVTNEDEAINYPIEFLKSLDVPGLLPHNLRLKVGSVVIMLRNINQPKLCNGTRLVVRKLMNNVIYATILKGKFKGGEVLIPRISMIPTDMPLEFKRLQFPILLAFAMTINKSQGQSLKVCGLNLEHPCFSHGQLYVAYSRVGRSSALFVFAPDNKTKMSCITSYLREE